The Armatimonadota bacterium genome includes the window ACGACCAGTTGAACGCCATCGCAAAGGCTGCCTCACCGATCTACACGGTAACTCCCAAGTTCCCGCCCACGCTGCTCGTTCACGGAGACAAAGACGTGTTGGTGCCCATCCAGCAATCTGAAGTCATGCTCGAAGCCCTAAAGAAGGCGGGTGTGACGTCGGAGCTAGTGACGGTGAAGGGCGGCGCGCACGACGGCGTCACCTTTGCGGGCGGCATCCAGCGGATGATGGAGTGGTTCGGCACCTATCTGAAGAAGAAGGGGTAGGGAAGGACAGGTTGTGGGGTCCGGGGTACGGGCTGTCCTCGTCCTTTGGATCTTTGTGGTGCGTGGGGTTTATAGTCCTAGGGGCCCGAAGGGCCACAAGCAGAAAGCGAGGGCGGAAACTCTCCGGGGCCTGAAGGGCCGAGACAGCACTCGACGCGGCTCAAGGCTTCAGCAGCTTGATAAGCGACTGGCCCTCGGGCCGTGAGGCAAAGAAGCTTTTCTTTGCCCAGTCATAAGGCGTCCGCCCCCTTCTGTCTTTCAACCGCCTGTCCGCTCCGAGGCGAATGAGGGCTGCGATCGTGTCACCCTTCTTGGGGTTTGAGAAGGGGGTTAGGACTGCCGAATGGAGAGGGGTTAGGCCGTTTACATCCTGGGCATTCACGTCGAGCCCCCGACGGGCCAGTTCCTCGACGTAGTCCACCGCGCTCGCGGTGGCGGCGGCGTGGAGCAGAGTTGCACCATCAGGGGATTTCGCGTTGACGACCCCGCCCGCGGCCAGCAATTGCCGAAAGACCTCGATAGGGGCCACGCCAGCAGCATATTCGAGTGGCGTCATCTCGTTCTTATCGCGTCTGTTTGGGTCGGCGCCATGGTTTAGGAGCAGCCGAACGACCTCTGGGGACTCGAGCCCCGTAGTGAGTGCTGAAAAGCCTCTTGCCGGGTTCGGGTCGGTTGCATTCGGATCGGCCCCGGCGTCCAAGCACTCCTTGGCCGAAAGGGCATCTAGCTTGGCGCAGGCAGCGATAAGCCGGGCATTGGCCTCTAACTTGGACTCACGTCCAAGCTTGCAGCCGGAGATTATAACCAAAATCGTCCCGACCGCCAAGACGAGCTTAGCGTGATTTTGCACAGAAGCAACCCTCCCATTCATATTAGCACCGCTCTGTTCAAGTCCTTGAGTGTTTGGCCACGACCTTGGCCGTGACCTCGACAACAGTCTCCCGCCCTTTGCATGGTTGATCGATGAAAGGTCGGACTCATTGACTGCGGCGACGAGGCTCACGGCGCTCCGATCTTCGGACCGCCCGGAAACATAAGGACTCGACCGCCCTCCAGCTTGGAAAGACGCGGCGACAAGTCGCCTGATCGAAAGCGATGACAAGGCACCGCAGTCCACGAACAAGAAGATCGTT containing:
- a CDS encoding ankyrin repeat domain-containing protein, which encodes MQNHAKLVLAVGTILVIISGCKLGRESKLEANARLIAACAKLDALSAKECLDAGADPNATDPNPARGFSALTTGLESPEVVRLLLNHGADPNRRDKNEMTPLEYAAGVAPIEVFRQLLAAGGVVNAKSPDGATLLHAAATASAVDYVEELARRGLDVNAQDVNGLTPLHSAVLTPFSNPKKGDTIAALIRLGADRRLKDRRGRTPYDWAKKSFFASRPEGQSLIKLLKP